A single genomic interval of Lathyrus oleraceus cultivar Zhongwan6 chromosome 7, CAAS_Psat_ZW6_1.0, whole genome shotgun sequence harbors:
- the LOC127106164 gene encoding ras-related protein RABA6a, producing MGDAMYDEECDYLFKAVLTGDSGVGKSNLLSRFAKDEFRLDSKPTIGVEFAYRNIRVRDKFIKAQIWDTAGQERFKAITSSYYRGALGALLVYDITRRSSFENVRAWLVELREFGGEDMVVILVGNKSDLVESREVEEKEGKEFAEKEGLCFMETSALKNLNVEQVFLQMITKIFEITSQRSLEAKMNAKPLKLLNGREIYLADEVTATKQAPCCS from the exons ATGGGCGATGCAATGTATGATGAAGAGTGTGATTATCTGTTCAAAGCAGTTCTAACTGGTGATTCTGGAGTGGGAAAATCAAATCTGTTATCAAGATTTGCGAAAGATGAATTCAGGTTGGATTCAAAACCAACCATAGGAGTTGAATTTGCTTACAGAAATATCAGAGTTAGAGATAAATTCATCAAAGCTCAAATATGGGACACTGCAGGCCAAGAAAG GTTCAAAGCGATCACAAGTTCATATTATAGAGGAGCCTTGGGAGCATTGCTAGTGTACGACATAACAAGGCGATCGAGTTTTGAGAATGTGAGAGCATGGTTAGTGGAGCTAAGAGAATTTGGCGGGGAAGACATGGTGGTTATTCTGGTTGGAAACAAGAGTGATCTAGTTGAATCAAGAGAAGTTGAGGAAAAAGAAGGGAAAGAGTTTGCAGAGAAAGAAGGGCTGTGTTTTATGGAAACTTCTGCTTTGAAGAATCTCAATGTGGAGCAAGTGTTCTTACAAATGATCACAAAGATATTTGAAATCACAAGCCAGAGAAGTTTGGAAGCCAAAATGAATGCAAAACCACTTAAGCTTTTGAATGGGAGAGAGATTTACTTAGCTGATGAAGTCACTGCAACTAAACAGGCTCCTTGTTGTTCTTGA